The DNA sequence TTACAGAGCTTGAAAGAGAAAATAAGGAATTGTTATTACATAAAGCGAAGCTAGAGGCTTCTTTAGAGGATGCATTACTTGGAAAAGTAAAAGGACAGGCAGAAACGAAAGAGGTTGGAACAAAAGTAGCAACGCAGAAGACAAATGGAAATAAAATTTCGCAGGTAAAGACCTCAAAAGAGGAAGGAAACAAGTGATAATGAGCTCTGAAAAGGAAATAACTTTTCAGAGCGTTTTTATCTTATAATACGAGGTTATATTATGAAAGAAAATAAATTTAAGAAAACAGAATTATTAGCACCGGCAGGATCCTTCGAGACTTTAAAATCGGTAGTAAATGCCGGAGCAGATGCCGTATATTGTGCAGGAAATCGTTTTGGTGCAAGAGCGTATGCCAATAATTTTACAGAAGAAGAAATGCTTTCGGCCATTGATTTTATGCATCTAAAAGGGAAAAAGTTGTATATGACAGTGAATACCCTTTTAAAAGAAAAAGAGCTGGAAGAAGAATTATATGATTATCTGAGACCTTATTATGAGGCGGGACTGGATGCAGTAATTGTACAGGATTTGGGTGTCATGCGTTTTATACGAGAGCATTTTCCGGAACTTCATATCCATGCAAGTACTCAGATGACCATTACCGGAGCATATGGGGCAGAGTTGATGCTAAAGGCTGGTTGCAACCGGATTGTAACAGCAAGAGAACTTTCTTTAAAAGAGATTCAGGATATTTACGAGAAGACAGGGGCGGAGATTGAGAGCTTTGTTCATGGTGCATTGTGTTATTGTTATTCAGGACAGTGTTTGTTGAGTAGCATGCTTGGAGGTAGAAGCGGCAATCGAGGACGGTGCGCACAACCTTGCCGTCTTCCTTATGAACTGATTGAAGAAAGAAAGCACGGATTTCTTTTGAGCCCGAAAGATTTGTGTACCATAGACCTGATACCGGAATTGATTCAGCATGGGGTACATTCCTTTAAGATTGAAGGACGAATGAAGCAAGCAGAATATGCAGCTGGAGTTACCAGTGTATATCGTCATTATATTGACAAATATGAGGACAATCCGCAAGCTTCCTACGAGGTATTGAAAGAAGACAGACAGAAATTATGGGATTTTGGAAATCGTTGTGGATTTACGGATGGTTACTACAAGAGACATAATGGGAAAGACATGATTACTTTTGAAAAGCCTTCCCATGAAAAGAGTAATGAGCAACTGCAACAGCAAGTGCGAAATACCTACATCAATCAGGAAAGAAAAGAAAAAATAAAGGGAATCTTAATACTTTCCAAAGAACTTCCGTCAAAACTTATGTTAGAATATAAAGGTGTGGAAGTAACCGTTGAGGGCGATGTGGTACAAAAAGCCCAGAAACAGCCAATGTCAGAAGAAACCATACGGGATAAGATGCAAAAGACCGGAAACACGCCATTTATGTTTGAAACATTGGAAATAACAATGGAAGAGGATATTTTTATTCCGGTAGGTGCATTGAACAAATTGCGGAGAGAAGGTCTGGAACAGGTAGAACGTCAGATTCTTGGGACATATAGGCGAAGGATACCGGAGAAAACAGCTAATATCCAAGAAAAGGATAAAGCAAAAAATACATCGAAAGCAAGAGAATGGAACCCAAAGCTTCATGTATTATTAGAAGAGCCGGAACAGCTTGCCTTTGCATTAAAACAGCCAGAGGTTGACAGAATTTATTTGGATATTTTAAAAGTAACGAAATCAGATGTTTGTTCCGTGAAGGCAACCGGAAAAGAAGTGTATCTGGCATTGCCTTATATCATGCGAATGGATTTGGCAAAACGGTTAGAAGCGCTGATTTCAGAATTAGAAAAAGAAAATCCTGATGGTTATTTAGTTCGAAATATGGAAGAAATCTGCTTTTTACAGAAACTGGGAATAGATGGAAGTAAGATACAGACAGATTATGGAATCTACATATTTTCCAATGAAGCTCAAAATATTTTAAAGGAATGGAAGATAGGGCATTTTACTCTGCCGGTAGAGTTAAACCGTGGGGAATTGTCAGAGCTGAATTGTGAAATGGGAGAAATGATTCTGTATGGTCATCAGCCGTTAATGATAAGTGCTCAGTGTCTTCA is a window from the Roseburia sp. 499 genome containing:
- a CDS encoding peptidase U32 family protein — translated: MKENKFKKTELLAPAGSFETLKSVVNAGADAVYCAGNRFGARAYANNFTEEEMLSAIDFMHLKGKKLYMTVNTLLKEKELEEELYDYLRPYYEAGLDAVIVQDLGVMRFIREHFPELHIHASTQMTITGAYGAELMLKAGCNRIVTARELSLKEIQDIYEKTGAEIESFVHGALCYCYSGQCLLSSMLGGRSGNRGRCAQPCRLPYELIEERKHGFLLSPKDLCTIDLIPELIQHGVHSFKIEGRMKQAEYAAGVTSVYRHYIDKYEDNPQASYEVLKEDRQKLWDFGNRCGFTDGYYKRHNGKDMITFEKPSHEKSNEQLQQQVRNTYINQERKEKIKGILILSKELPSKLMLEYKGVEVTVEGDVVQKAQKQPMSEETIRDKMQKTGNTPFMFETLEITMEEDIFIPVGALNKLRREGLEQVERQILGTYRRRIPEKTANIQEKDKAKNTSKAREWNPKLHVLLEEPEQLAFALKQPEVDRIYLDILKVTKSDVCSVKATGKEVYLALPYIMRMDLAKRLEALISELEKENPDGYLVRNMEEICFLQKLGIDGSKIQTDYGIYIFSNEAQNILKEWKIGHFTLPVELNRGELSELNCEMGEMILYGHQPLMISAQCLHKNVAGCDKTPGIFHIKDRYGKLFPVKNNCNACYNVIYNTSPLVLMHHFTEIQRLTPEAVRLSFTVENEKKMEQVFSLYRQAFMEKKKVSPEQYFKDYTNGHFKRGVE